One region of Turicibacter bilis genomic DNA includes:
- a CDS encoding sugar transferase — MKRMMDIMISFLMLTVLSPIYLLIGILVFFDLGWPVIYKQRYPGLNQKLFTLYRFKTMNESRDKQGNLLSPEQRLTKLGRFLKSYHLQHLPEFYNVLIGDMSLVGPRPVLIRSIPSRNRRYMKCHSIRPGMTGWSQIHSQQNLTWEEKFILDVYYIEHQSIWFDIKIICKSLILLLIRQ, encoded by the coding sequence ATGAAGCGAATGATGGATATCATGATTTCTTTTTTAATGTTGACTGTCTTATCACCCATCTATTTATTGATTGGAATCTTAGTCTTTTTTGATTTAGGTTGGCCAGTCATTTATAAGCAGCGATATCCAGGACTAAATCAAAAACTATTTACTTTGTATCGATTCAAAACAATGAATGAATCCCGAGATAAGCAAGGGAACTTATTATCACCGGAACAACGTCTAACAAAATTGGGACGTTTTTTAAAAAGCTATCATTTACAGCATCTTCCAGAGTTTTATAATGTCTTAATTGGAGATATGAGTTTAGTTGGTCCTAGACCAGTTTTGATTCGCTCCATTCCTTCGAGAAATCGACGATACATGAAATGTCATTCTATTCGTCCTGGAATGACAGGGTGGAGTCAAATTCATAGTCAACAAAACCTAACCTGGGAGGAGAAGTTTATTTTAGATGTATACTACATTGAACATCAAAGCATATGGTTTGATATAAAGATTATTTGCAAAAGCTTGATTTTGTTATTGATTCGACAATGA
- the pepT gene encoding peptidase T, with the protein MKTVMDRFLNYVTYDTKSNPESLTTPSTESQLLFGDILIEELHELGLTEIEKDENGYIYATLPGNVEHDVPVIAFISHMDTSPDFSGTNVNPQVVDYAGGDIVLNKEKNIVLSPTDFPSLNQYVGQTLITTDGTTLLGADDKAGIAEIMTAIDYLKQHPEIKHGCIKVAFTPDEEIGRGADHFQVEKFGANFAYTVDGGILGELQYESFNAAGAKITVHGKSVHPGDAKNKMINAGLIATEIASMFPRLETPQHTEHYEGFYHLTDISGHCEEAYLNLIIRDFDTERFNSRKQFVEDLVKEFNQKYPSNTVELDMRDQYYNMRLQIEDKMHIVELAKQAFVEVGVEPLIIPVRGGTDGSKLSFMGLPTPNLFTGGHNFHGKFEYIPVPSMEKAVSVIVKIAELAAK; encoded by the coding sequence ATGAAAACTGTTATGGATCGTTTCTTAAACTATGTTACCTATGATACAAAATCAAATCCTGAATCACTAACAACACCTTCGACTGAATCACAGCTACTCTTTGGTGATATCTTAATTGAAGAGTTACATGAATTAGGATTAACTGAAATTGAAAAAGATGAAAATGGCTATATCTATGCGACATTACCAGGAAATGTTGAACATGATGTTCCTGTGATTGCTTTCATCTCACATATGGATACCAGTCCAGACTTTAGCGGCACAAATGTAAACCCACAAGTCGTTGACTATGCGGGAGGAGATATTGTTTTAAATAAAGAAAAAAATATCGTTTTATCTCCAACTGACTTTCCTTCTTTAAATCAATACGTAGGTCAAACGTTAATTACAACAGATGGAACAACATTACTTGGAGCTGATGATAAAGCGGGAATTGCTGAAATTATGACAGCGATTGATTATTTGAAACAACATCCTGAGATTAAACATGGCTGTATTAAAGTTGCTTTTACACCCGATGAAGAAATTGGACGCGGAGCCGATCACTTCCAAGTTGAAAAATTCGGTGCCAACTTTGCTTATACTGTGGATGGTGGAATTTTAGGAGAATTACAATATGAATCATTCAATGCTGCAGGAGCTAAAATTACAGTTCACGGAAAAAGCGTTCATCCGGGAGATGCCAAAAACAAAATGATTAATGCTGGTTTAATTGCCACTGAAATTGCGAGCATGTTCCCACGTCTTGAAACCCCACAACATACGGAACATTATGAAGGATTCTATCACTTAACAGATATTTCAGGACATTGCGAAGAAGCTTATCTAAATTTAATCATTCGTGACTTTGATACCGAACGTTTTAACTCACGCAAACAATTTGTTGAAGATTTAGTAAAAGAATTTAATCAAAAATATCCATCTAATACGGTTGAACTTGATATGCGCGATCAATACTATAATATGCGCCTTCAAATTGAAGATAAAATGCACATTGTTGAGTTAGCAAAACAAGCATTTGTAGAAGTTGGAGTGGAACCTTTAATTATTCCGGTTCGAGGAGGAACGGATGGATCTAAATTATCCTTCATGGGCCTTCCAACACCAAATCTTTTCACAGGTGGGCATAACTTCCACGGTAAATTTGAATATATTCCAGTTCCATCAATGGAAAAGGCTGTTAGCGTCATCGTTAAAATTGCTGAATTAGCCGCAAAATAA
- the lepB gene encoding signal peptidase I, producing MGKEENTFLDDVVEVGASLLVGYVISRFVRLALARGQSMVPTIKNNQPIILDCRAYHRGEPKRHDLVAFRAHQKNQHKFFLKRVIGLPNEHVLVEDGRVYINGILLEEPYINEPMKRHPKIDLIVEEGHLFVMGDNRNHSLDSRSPSLGLIRIKEDVVGVVKQFRK from the coding sequence GTGGGGAAGGAAGAGAATACGTTTTTAGATGATGTAGTTGAAGTGGGAGCTAGTTTACTCGTGGGTTATGTTATTTCTCGCTTTGTTCGTCTTGCATTAGCACGGGGACAATCAATGGTGCCAACAATCAAGAATAACCAACCCATTATTTTAGATTGTCGAGCCTATCATCGAGGTGAACCTAAACGTCATGATTTAGTAGCTTTTAGAGCTCATCAAAAAAATCAACATAAATTTTTTTTAAAGCGTGTCATCGGTTTACCGAATGAACATGTTTTGGTGGAGGATGGAAGGGTCTATATTAATGGCATTTTACTAGAGGAACCTTACATTAACGAGCCGATGAAACGACATCCTAAAATTGATTTAATCGTGGAAGAAGGACACCTTTTTGTCATGGGGGACAATCGAAATCATAGCTTAGATTCACGCTCCCCTTCATTAGGCTTAATTAGAATTAAGGAAGATGTTGTTGGAGTG